In a genomic window of Paraburkholderia acidiphila:
- the bcsE gene encoding cellulose biosynthesis protein BcsE, with amino-acid sequence MNDPATLPAAPAGVRRDTRRSLFSRLARREPLAIDGLPPSLASLGAGQVHVVYASASPARDALFWQTAAAALAGPATVLSTRDGASLAATLRDHGVDLDKNGSTHAWANVCALRPLPERDGAQVLIEALNALAAQCAAPESQFLIEGAEAFFNWRDHAALASQGAQLAGWCAQHRYGVLMVVAPPGLGDDQEHPELAAFQARFAGAAQLHQVQGQYHWEVAFWRAGDAVHGSQSVPLRFSAAEHRLTVSGGTFETEIGEAGLLAPDEGRVIVSRDAMLHERVLPPAWQIVDNNEAAVAAARTSVAATVMLDFSVNRDLETLAEQVHTLRLQCGEALKIIVREDAVAMRYESLMLNLGANRVVARQTPLAQVEAIVDSLQGQVYSRPMPADYRAALAAVVHGEESGYVSAAHFVELVRAAVERSRVIQLPSVLIRLALMPEVAHVDALKACCLRRAGDIVTASGDSLYVFFFACRMSDADAVCRRVFQRPLAELFQGEERYGDGRAIIEALDTFADEIDTAPPPDYSGWLKINEGQPAAPAAVSVQANGQTVPPTPSANAPAATAAAPATPGNIAPIHGDLLPALDAAARTDLAKPRAAPQRAPLPLKA; translated from the coding sequence ATGAACGATCCCGCCACCCTTCCCGCAGCGCCCGCCGGCGTCCGCCGCGATACGCGCCGCTCGCTGTTCTCGCGTCTCGCGCGCCGCGAGCCGCTCGCGATCGACGGCCTGCCGCCCTCGCTCGCCTCGCTCGGCGCGGGCCAGGTGCACGTGGTCTACGCAAGCGCCTCGCCCGCGCGCGACGCGCTCTTCTGGCAGACCGCCGCCGCCGCGCTCGCGGGTCCCGCCACCGTGCTCTCCACGCGCGACGGCGCGAGCCTCGCGGCCACGCTGCGCGATCATGGCGTCGATCTCGACAAGAACGGTTCGACGCACGCGTGGGCAAACGTATGCGCGCTGCGCCCACTGCCGGAGCGCGACGGCGCGCAGGTGCTGATCGAAGCGCTCAACGCGCTCGCCGCGCAGTGCGCCGCGCCCGAAAGCCAGTTCCTTATCGAGGGCGCGGAGGCGTTCTTCAACTGGCGGGATCACGCCGCGCTCGCGAGTCAGGGAGCACAGCTCGCAGGCTGGTGCGCGCAGCATCGTTACGGCGTGCTGATGGTAGTGGCGCCCCCCGGCCTTGGCGACGATCAGGAGCATCCCGAGCTGGCCGCCTTCCAGGCGCGTTTCGCGGGCGCCGCGCAACTGCACCAGGTGCAGGGACAGTATCACTGGGAAGTGGCGTTCTGGCGCGCGGGCGACGCCGTGCACGGCAGCCAGAGCGTGCCGCTGCGCTTTTCCGCCGCCGAGCACCGGCTTACCGTTTCCGGCGGCACGTTCGAAACCGAGATCGGCGAAGCCGGCCTGCTCGCGCCCGACGAAGGCCGCGTGATCGTCTCGCGCGACGCCATGCTGCACGAACGCGTACTGCCGCCGGCCTGGCAGATCGTCGACAACAACGAGGCCGCCGTGGCGGCGGCGCGCACCTCGGTCGCGGCCACGGTCATGCTCGACTTCAGCGTGAACCGCGACCTCGAAACGCTGGCGGAGCAGGTGCACACGCTGCGTCTGCAATGCGGCGAAGCGCTCAAGATCATCGTGCGCGAGGACGCCGTGGCGATGCGCTACGAGTCGCTCATGCTCAACCTCGGCGCGAACCGCGTGGTCGCGCGGCAAACGCCGCTCGCGCAGGTCGAGGCCATCGTCGACAGTCTGCAGGGCCAGGTGTATTCGCGGCCCATGCCCGCCGATTACCGCGCGGCGCTCGCCGCCGTGGTGCACGGCGAGGAGAGCGGCTATGTGAGCGCGGCGCACTTCGTCGAACTCGTGCGCGCGGCGGTGGAACGCAGCCGCGTGATCCAGTTGCCGAGCGTGCTGATCCGCCTCGCGCTGATGCCGGAAGTCGCGCACGTGGATGCGCTTAAGGCGTGCTGTCTGCGCCGCGCAGGCGATATCGTGACGGCGAGCGGCGACAGCCTCTACGTGTTCTTCTTCGCCTGCCGCATGAGCGACGCCGACGCCGTGTGCCGGCGCGTGTTCCAGCGGCCGCTCGCCGAGCTGTTCCAGGGCGAGGAGCGCTACGGCGACGGCCGCGCGATCATCGAGGCGCTGGACACGTTCGCCGACGAAATCGACACCGCGCCGCCGCCCGACTATTCAGGCTGGCTCAAGATCAACGAGGGGCAGCCCGCCGCGCCCGCGGCCGTCTCGGTGCAGGCCAACGGCCAGACCGTGCCGCCAACGCCTTCCGCGAACGCACCGGCCGCAACAGCGGCAGCACCGGCAACGCCGGGCAACATCGCTCCCATACATGGTGACCTGTTGCCCGCGCTCGACGCCGCCGCGCGCACCGACCTTGCGAAACCGCGAGCCGCGCCGCAGCGCGCGCCGCTGCCGCTCAAAGCATAG
- the bcsA gene encoding UDP-forming cellulose synthase catalytic subunit, whose protein sequence is MIRERIVALWAAFWVSLRRLSAPELNLAADAPGGQWLLRAFFRPPREGQRDVPALAFARLGKDIRQRLNIRRDDTAGNWLLHIFLRPRRARQRLAADLRKLHKAPQGHHRFAMRTWLGRWLEPFYRRAARASAAIGARLPDVPWDGIEQRLEKLSAALDSVPFLRQCLLWLAFIAAIAVCTTPLPFAGQVLLFLLVYVVVMIARRLPGRLATMLMVMLSILMTGRYVWWRSTQTLHLSSPAEAIVGYVLYAAELYTWIVLIFGYVQTAWPLRRKPQPLPDDPADWPTVDIYVPTYNESLSVVRPTVFAASSIDWPRDKLRVYILDDGTRDEFRRFAEEAGVGYIVRAEHTHAKAGNINHAMPLTQGEYIAIFDCDHIPTRSFLQTTVGVFLADKDCALVQTPHHFFSPDPFERNFDTFHRVPNEGSLFYGLIQDGNDFWDATFFCGSCAVIKRAALEHIGGIATETVTEDAHTSLRLHRHGYTSAYLRTVQAAGLATDSLADHIGQRIRWARGMTQIFRVDNPWIGKGLSFFQRMCYSNAMLHFFYGFPRLIFLVMPGAYLYFGLHVINTPAPVILAYVVPYLVIAAIANSRIQGRYRHSFWAEAYESVLAWYIVLPTTMAFINPKLGKFNVTSKGGHIEHEYLDWTISKPYLVLLAINVCSILAGIGRLTIWRTEEPATVFMNLFWAGVNLTILGLALGVAKEAKQVRVAHRIPLRVPAMLTLPDGRTLACKTENYSMGGLGLMLPADAVAKLEPGERINVTLARGVLEHDFPAVVARLADRRLGVRFTDMTVETERKLVECTFGRADAWLEWEDVPPSDAPLHGLVQLIELSWQGYMRLIDAFFDALENLFTRRRAGQARQP, encoded by the coding sequence ATGATCCGCGAGCGGATAGTCGCGCTGTGGGCTGCATTCTGGGTGTCGCTGCGCCGCCTGAGCGCGCCCGAACTCAATCTCGCGGCCGACGCGCCGGGTGGCCAGTGGCTGCTGCGCGCCTTCTTCCGGCCGCCGCGCGAAGGACAGCGCGATGTGCCCGCGCTCGCCTTCGCGCGCCTCGGCAAGGACATCCGCCAGAGGCTGAATATTCGCCGCGACGACACCGCGGGCAACTGGCTGCTGCACATCTTCCTGCGCCCGCGCCGCGCGCGACAGCGTCTGGCCGCCGACCTGCGCAAGCTTCACAAGGCGCCGCAAGGGCACCATCGCTTCGCAATGCGCACGTGGCTCGGCAGGTGGCTCGAACCCTTCTATCGGCGTGCCGCACGCGCGAGCGCGGCAATCGGCGCACGCCTGCCCGACGTGCCGTGGGATGGCATCGAGCAGCGCCTCGAAAAGCTATCGGCCGCGCTCGACAGCGTGCCTTTCCTGCGCCAGTGCCTCCTGTGGCTCGCGTTCATCGCCGCCATTGCCGTGTGCACGACGCCGCTGCCGTTCGCGGGCCAGGTGCTGCTGTTCCTGCTCGTGTACGTGGTGGTGATGATCGCGCGCCGCCTGCCTGGGCGCCTCGCCACCATGCTCATGGTGATGCTCTCGATCCTCATGACGGGCCGCTATGTCTGGTGGCGCAGCACGCAAACGCTGCATCTTTCGAGCCCCGCCGAGGCCATCGTGGGCTACGTCCTCTACGCAGCCGAGCTTTACACGTGGATCGTGCTGATCTTCGGCTACGTGCAGACCGCCTGGCCGCTGCGCCGCAAGCCACAGCCGCTGCCCGACGACCCCGCCGACTGGCCGACCGTCGACATTTATGTGCCGACCTACAACGAGTCGCTTTCGGTAGTGCGGCCTACGGTGTTCGCGGCCAGTTCGATCGACTGGCCGCGCGACAAGCTGCGCGTCTACATTCTCGACGACGGCACGCGCGATGAATTCCGCCGTTTCGCGGAGGAAGCCGGCGTGGGCTATATCGTGCGCGCCGAGCACACGCACGCGAAGGCCGGCAACATCAATCACGCGATGCCGCTCACCCAGGGCGAGTACATCGCGATTTTCGATTGCGACCACATTCCCACGCGCTCCTTCCTGCAAACGACCGTGGGCGTCTTTCTCGCCGACAAGGATTGCGCGCTGGTGCAAACGCCGCACCACTTCTTCTCTCCCGATCCGTTCGAGCGCAATTTCGACACGTTCCACCGCGTGCCCAACGAAGGCAGTCTTTTCTACGGCCTGATCCAGGACGGCAACGACTTCTGGGACGCCACGTTCTTCTGCGGCTCGTGCGCGGTCATCAAGCGCGCGGCGCTCGAACACATCGGCGGGATCGCGACCGAGACCGTGACCGAAGACGCCCACACCTCACTGCGGCTGCATCGCCACGGCTATACCTCGGCCTACCTGCGCACCGTGCAGGCGGCGGGCCTCGCCACCGACAGCCTCGCCGACCACATCGGCCAGCGCATTCGCTGGGCGCGCGGCATGACGCAGATCTTCCGCGTCGACAATCCGTGGATCGGCAAGGGCCTGTCGTTCTTCCAGCGCATGTGCTACAGCAACGCCATGCTGCACTTCTTCTACGGCTTCCCGCGCCTCATCTTCCTCGTGATGCCGGGCGCGTACCTGTATTTCGGACTGCACGTGATCAACACGCCCGCGCCCGTGATCCTCGCCTACGTGGTGCCGTATCTGGTGATTGCGGCGATCGCCAACTCGCGCATCCAGGGGCGCTACCGTCACTCGTTCTGGGCCGAGGCCTATGAGTCGGTGCTCGCGTGGTATATCGTGCTGCCCACCACCATGGCCTTCATCAACCCGAAGCTCGGCAAGTTCAACGTGACCTCGAAGGGCGGCCATATCGAGCACGAGTATCTCGACTGGACGATCTCCAAGCCCTATCTCGTACTGCTTGCGATCAACGTGTGCTCCATACTCGCCGGCATCGGCCGCCTCACGATCTGGCGAACCGAAGAGCCCGCCACCGTGTTCATGAATCTGTTCTGGGCCGGCGTGAATCTCACCATTCTCGGGCTTGCGCTCGGCGTGGCCAAAGAGGCGAAGCAGGTGCGCGTGGCGCACCGCATTCCGCTGCGCGTGCCCGCCATGCTCACGCTGCCCGACGGCCGCACGCTCGCCTGCAAGACCGAGAACTATTCGATGGGCGGCCTCGGCCTCATGCTGCCCGCCGACGCCGTGGCGAAGCTCGAGCCCGGCGAGCGCATCAACGTGACGCTCGCGCGCGGCGTGCTGGAGCACGATTTCCCCGCCGTGGTCGCGCGTCTCGCCGACCGGCGCCTCGGCGTGCGCTTTACCGACATGACGGTGGAGACGGAGCGCAAGCTTGTGGAATGCACGTTCGGCCGCGCCGACGCGTGGCTCGAATGGGAAGACGTGCCGCCCTCCGATGCGCCGCTGCACGGCCTCGTCCAGTTGATCGAGCTGAGCTGGCAAGGCTACATGCGCCTCATCGACGCGTTCTTCGACGCGCTGGAAAACCTCTTCACGCGACGCCGGGCCGGCCAGGCCCGCCAGCCCTGA
- the bcsG gene encoding cellulose biosynthesis protein BcsG, which produces MGLWNLYFLAKLYLYSAGTLKPEWWMNFAFVVLLLVPLHKRWLQIARDVLAVIAGLSIAYHESSMPDIGRAISQIPVLLTFTPSYMFELTRRVISLSMLVTAVLAVLLYFLINRWVRVTTLVLIALVVMPVWQGVGTFVANATANASLASNGDDEGGTGKKRDEQSGSYDQQLAAFRSNEEGRRVNFTPLTTDANAQFDIIVVHICSLSWDDMDVVKMRNNPLFSRFDYIFQNFSSAASYSGPAAIRVLRATCGQEPHKALYDPAPPECHLFAQLAQAGYKPQALLNHNGRFDNFRGTVITEMGVPGVTIPSNEGLPEAMKEFDGSTLVGDYDVLSRWYKQRIAAGGGPVALYYNTVSMHDGNRLPPPNTNLTSLQSYPIRLQNLLGDVDKLIDLVAQSGRRAVIVFVPEHGAALRGEENQIAGMREIPTPNIVHVPVGVKVVGLPAGSEKTGGVTTIDTPTSYLALAQLLANLVAQSPFATGAQPLAQYANNLPQTRMVGENEGTVTMTTPTGYVIHTPDGVWVEGK; this is translated from the coding sequence ATGGGTCTCTGGAATCTCTACTTCCTCGCCAAGCTGTACCTCTACTCGGCCGGCACGCTCAAGCCTGAGTGGTGGATGAACTTCGCCTTCGTCGTCCTGCTGCTCGTGCCGTTGCACAAGCGGTGGTTGCAGATCGCGCGCGATGTGCTCGCGGTGATCGCGGGCCTCTCCATTGCGTACCACGAGTCGAGCATGCCCGACATCGGCCGGGCGATCTCGCAGATCCCTGTGCTCCTCACCTTCACGCCTTCGTACATGTTCGAACTCACGCGGCGCGTGATTTCGCTTTCGATGCTCGTGACCGCGGTGCTTGCCGTGCTGCTCTACTTCCTGATCAACCGCTGGGTGCGCGTGACAACGCTCGTACTGATCGCGCTCGTCGTCATGCCGGTCTGGCAGGGCGTGGGCACATTCGTCGCGAACGCCACCGCCAACGCCTCGCTCGCCAGCAACGGCGACGACGAAGGCGGCACGGGCAAGAAGCGCGACGAGCAGTCGGGCAGCTACGACCAGCAGCTGGCGGCGTTCCGCTCCAACGAGGAGGGCCGGCGCGTGAACTTCACGCCGCTCACCACTGACGCCAACGCGCAGTTCGACATCATCGTGGTGCACATCTGCTCGCTCTCGTGGGACGACATGGATGTCGTGAAGATGCGCAACAACCCGCTGTTCTCGCGCTTCGACTACATCTTCCAGAACTTCAGTTCCGCCGCCAGCTACAGCGGCCCCGCCGCCATTCGCGTGCTGCGCGCCACCTGCGGCCAGGAGCCGCACAAGGCGCTCTACGACCCGGCGCCGCCCGAGTGCCACCTGTTCGCCCAGCTTGCTCAGGCGGGTTACAAGCCTCAGGCGCTGCTCAACCACAACGGCCGCTTCGACAATTTCCGCGGCACGGTGATCACTGAAATGGGCGTACCGGGCGTGACGATTCCCTCCAACGAAGGCCTGCCGGAAGCGATGAAGGAGTTCGACGGCTCGACGCTGGTGGGCGACTACGACGTGCTCTCGCGCTGGTACAAGCAGCGCATTGCGGCGGGCGGCGGTCCGGTCGCGCTCTACTACAACACGGTTTCGATGCACGACGGCAACCGCCTGCCGCCTCCGAACACCAATCTCACGAGCCTGCAGTCCTACCCGATCCGCCTGCAGAATCTGCTCGGCGACGTCGACAAATTGATCGATCTCGTCGCGCAATCGGGCCGCCGCGCCGTGATCGTGTTCGTGCCCGAGCACGGCGCCGCGCTGCGCGGTGAAGAAAACCAGATTGCCGGCATGCGCGAAATTCCCACGCCGAACATCGTGCACGTGCCGGTCGGCGTGAAGGTGGTCGGTCTGCCGGCCGGCAGCGAGAAAACTGGCGGCGTGACGACGATCGACACACCCACGAGCTATCTCGCGCTCGCGCAGCTGCTCGCGAACCTTGTCGCCCAAAGCCCGTTCGCCACCGGCGCGCAGCCGCTCGCGCAGTACGCCAACAACCTGCCGCAAACGCGCATGGTGGGCGAAAACGAAGGCACGGTGACAATGACAACGCCTACGGGCTACGTGATCCATACGCCGGACGGCGTGTGGGTGGAGGGCAAGTAA
- the bcsQ gene encoding cellulose biosynthesis protein BcsQ has protein sequence MKTIAIVSSVGGAGRTTLTAALAGLLAAREHVALAAECDPRNVLALHFGLRESAREGLVTHLAGGPGADDAWSRAALQSDDGVLVLPWGSLANGHEPLGDDASAQLDARPGWLRDLLARVDLPADAIALVDAGTWPSAHARQAIDAADLVLGVLAPCATACATLPRLIAALVRAGKRSVFVANAVVPARQLHMDVVSLLRARLGAAMLPYLVHADTGVPAALAAGENFCLSTPSSQAAHDLNGIASWLSHWSTGASLDAPDELLAQHVARGSTP, from the coding sequence ATGAAAACCATCGCTATCGTCTCGAGCGTCGGCGGTGCGGGCCGCACCACGCTCACTGCGGCGCTCGCCGGGCTGCTGGCGGCGCGCGAGCATGTCGCGCTCGCCGCCGAATGCGACCCGCGCAACGTGCTGGCGCTCCATTTCGGGCTGCGCGAGAGCGCGCGCGAAGGCCTCGTCACGCATCTGGCGGGCGGTCCCGGCGCCGACGACGCCTGGTCGCGCGCCGCGCTGCAAAGCGACGATGGCGTGCTCGTGCTGCCATGGGGCAGCCTCGCGAACGGCCACGAACCCCTCGGCGACGACGCCAGCGCCCAACTCGACGCGCGCCCCGGCTGGCTGCGCGACCTGCTCGCCCGCGTGGACCTGCCGGCGGATGCGATCGCGCTCGTCGACGCGGGCACGTGGCCCTCGGCGCATGCGCGCCAGGCGATCGACGCCGCCGACCTCGTGCTCGGCGTCCTCGCGCCCTGCGCCACGGCGTGCGCCACGCTGCCACGCCTGATCGCCGCGCTCGTGCGCGCCGGCAAGCGCAGCGTGTTCGTCGCCAATGCGGTCGTGCCCGCACGCCAGCTGCACATGGACGTCGTTTCGCTGTTGCGCGCGCGCCTTGGCGCCGCCATGCTGCCGTATCTCGTGCATGCGGACACCGGTGTGCCCGCCGCGCTCGCCGCCGGCGAAAACTTCTGCCTGAGCACGCCCAGCTCGCAGGCCGCGCACGACCTGAACGGCATTGCCTCGTGGCTCTCGCACTGGAGCACGGGCGCAAGCCTCGACGCCCCCGACGAACTGCTCGCGCAACACGTTGCGCGCGGGAGCACGCCATGA
- the bcsR gene encoding BcsR/BcsP family cellulose biosynthesis protein, with product MAMRLWGSGRRSRSGPALPSDIDALARLVEGVDRDRYLDVQADDAWQAAAKRWPLVAAVLELPVQEGKG from the coding sequence ATGGCGATGCGCTTGTGGGGGTCCGGCCGGCGTTCGCGCAGCGGTCCTGCGCTACCGAGCGATATCGACGCGCTCGCGCGCCTCGTCGAAGGCGTGGACCGCGACCGCTATCTCGACGTTCAAGCCGACGACGCCTGGCAGGCGGCCGCGAAGCGCTGGCCGCTCGTGGCCGCCGTGCTGGAGTTGCCGGTGCAGGAGGGGAAAGGCTGA